Part of the Elgaria multicarinata webbii isolate HBS135686 ecotype San Diego chromosome 5, rElgMul1.1.pri, whole genome shotgun sequence genome, CAACTATTGGAACATCTTGCCCAAGAAAGGGGGTATCAGCGACTGATCAATAGTTGCTACAATCTTTGGGTTCCAAGGAAGGCTTTTCTGGAGCAGACTCACAACTGCCTCTTCAGTCAACCCTCTTCTGCTTGATGTCATTGAGCACAAAGACAGTGGCCTGGATGTCTCCATAGGCTCAACTGTTATAACAACGGCACACAGGCGGTTTTATTATGAACAAGTCTCCCTGGATTGCTTTACATCTCCTGGtaaaccaagttggagaaggcccCAAAACACTTGAATTTGCTGTACCAGATGACACTGTGGAGAAGCATTGTTGCTTGACCTTCATTGATGATCTCAGTTGTGAGCTCTTACCTGCTTGGTCCTACTGATACTATATTTTGTGTCAATGCTTTCAAGCTATCCCCATACATGTTTCATAACCCCCCCAAATCCATGATGAACAAGGAGCTGAATGAGACTTGCATGGagacccacactagaggccttcaagaggcagctggacaaccctctgtccgagatgctttagggtggattcctgcattgagcagggggttggactcaatggccttgtaggccccttccaactctgctattctatgattctatgaaggggaaGGTTCTTAGGAGTGGCTATGTTTATTGCCCAAGTCTTTTAATTTCTACACCCCATAGAGCAACTAAGGAGCAGCAGCTGAGCCAGCTGTACAAACTGGAAACTCCCTGGGGACTCAGGACTCCCACAGATCCACCAATCTAGGAGTGGAAGTATTTCCTAATAGTCTAAACATCTGCCAGAAGAAGTGATCTGACTCTAACATGGGTGTCAAAGAGAATCACCTGTGACCAGATCTATCCTCCCATTAAGCCAAGAATACCAAGTCAAGTATATGCCCTGCTATATGTGTCGGACTGAGGATGTTTGGAGGCAGCTCTACAGTTGGCATAGTAGTGGTCAAgtgctagggatggacagatcagtctattGTCTATGTCAGTTTTGCTTAAGTTCATTCCTAAGTCCAGTTTCTTCATtaatctgccatttttgttttaaaataatctgcacaaaaataatatttaaacaaTGTTTCAAGTACATTATTTGAACATATTTTCTCACAAATACACACTTCTAAATTTATTTTACATACTTATTTTATGCATTTCTAAAagtattttatcctaaaatatacatttttgtatgcatttttgatatTTTTCTTGAGTTGAGAACTGcaccacaaaattcagagaagtgtgaaatcccaAGATGACTGCATTCCGTCCCACACATAAGTACACAGGAGGTCTGGGATCAGGTCAACTGGCTTTGGAATATGGACTGAACTAAATACTCGGGCATGCCTACCAAGAACTCCTCAGCCACTGCAGACCAtggaggcttggcatgaatgttgaagtcacccattgTGGGGGTCCTCATTACCAAATGAGAACATGACCCAATGCAGCTGTGCATTTATAAGTAGATAATGATAGTAAGAATCCGTGTCCGGGAGGCAGTTTTGGAAACGACAGTAGAGAACGGAACCCTACGGCGGCAGCCATATTGAGATATAGTCAGAGCTGCACCCTTTTAAATGAAGTGTGTCTGTCTCACACATCAGTCTCTTTTGACATAATCTTATAACTTTTGCAGCCCTGTGGGGAAGTCTCCCCAGCCTGCTCCTTGAAGTAACAGCCAGAGACACTATTGCCTCACAACTGGAACTGTTCGTAGGTAAATGCTCCAGCCCATGGCAGTGAGAAACGTGCAGTGGAGTGGAGGTGGTcttcaggtagcaggtgatggagcAGAGGAATGGTGGAAGCTGCCTGGTCcagagtcagactcttggtccatctggcccagtattgttgaccctggctggcagcagcaatggctctccagagtttcagacaggataAAGGTTGCCTTCTTACTTATAAAACATCTTAATCCTGATCaatactttaataataataataataataataatgaacaacaGTTAACCTGAATAGCTCTTTGTTTCTTATTCTTATAGCCTTAACGTAATAAACTTATCTTTCACACAAATCAGGTTTGTCACCCGTCCATCACCTGAATATAACTTGTAAGTTTATTCATAATGGCCAAACCCACATTTTACCAACCATTCCATTAGTACTTtgactttcttttgctttctgtatGTAGCACAAATTATTCCTGCAGCAGCAACTGTATGAAGTAAGAGTTCTTTTTCCCTAGTTACAAAAGCTCTTCAAATATGATAATAAATACAATCTAGGATCGATAGGCACATTTGTTTCTAGTATTTCATTCATCATTGGGATTATTTTTCTCCAGAAATATTTTGTCTTCtccagcagcaatgtaaaatctATCACATTTCAGTTTTGCGTTTTAAGACTGTTGTTTCAATTGATGTCTGCTTTCAATGGTGTTGTACAGTACTTTAGGGGTGGTAGCCGAAAAATAGGATAGAAATTTAGtaagaaaataaatgaacaagtCAATCAAAGCTAAATGGAGCCCAGCCAAAGAATTCCTGGTGGAAACTTGTGTTGgggtgaattttctccacagaggaaagaaaggactttatagaattaaagtgcttggcagatttgtctctggactgcagcaggtgtTTGGTCTACGTGCAGTTTGGTCTACTGGCAGTTTGGCTTACGTGCAAGACCTGGagtagagacaattggttaattgagccaaaagggaaagtatttaagatgtccctgtttaaaggcatcttgttgtcaTTGTCAATGTCAGTGAAGTATGCTGTACATAtctatgaccatatgtaaaggaaagtttgtttcagtaaagtttcttactgacaaaATCTAAGTGAGTATTGTTTTCTTCCTCAGTAAGACTCTCAAGTCAGTAACTTAGTGCTTCCAGCTATTCGCGGTTACTACGCACTCTGCAAATTATTCAATACCACGACAACTTGAAGTTTCTGTAGTTACCGTAAACGGGGGGTCCTTTTCTTACCAAAAGTCCTGAGGATGCACTTCCGAATTGGCTGGGTTTTCAGGCTGTACACAATGGGATTGAGGACAGGTGGGATGAGGAGGTAGACATCAGCCATGAGAATATGGGCAACAGGAGAAATGTGCCTGCCAAACCGGTGTATCATGGACACCCCGATCACAGGAATGAAGAAGATTAAGACGACGCAGATATGGGAGATGCAGGTGTTGAAAGCCTTGAGCTGCTCTTCCCTGGAGGCAATGACTGCGATAGTCTTGATGATCTTTAGGTATGACAAGAGAATGAGCAGCGAGTCAATGACCAATGTGGAAAGGACGACGCACAAGCCGTAGATGCTGTTTACTCTGGAATCCGAGCAAGAGAGCTTCAGCACATCTTGATGCAAGCAAAAAGAGTGGGAAAGCAGGTTGCTCCTACAGTACCTGTACCTCCTGAGCAGCCATGGTGTTGGGAACACGATGCCCGAAGCCCTTGCGATGATAGCTAGAGCAATCTTGACTAACATGGAATTAGTCAAGATGCTGGTGTATTTCAGTGGGCTGCAGATAGCCACGTAGCGGTCAAAGGCCATGGCCAGGAGCACCGAGGACTCCATGAAGGAGAAGGTGTGGATAAAGAACAGCTGTGCAGCACAGGCGTTGAAGTCAATTTCCCTCCTGTTGAACCAGAAGAGGCCCAACACCGTGGGCAACGTGGAGACAGACAAGCCCAAGTCAGTGATGGCCAACATGGAAAGAAAGACATACATGGGCTCATGAAGGCTTGGGTTGGCTTTGATGACAAAGAGGATAGTACCGTTACCCAAGAATGCAATGAGATAGATAGAGAAGAATGGGACAGAGATCCAGTGATGATACATCTCCAGCCCAGGGAATCCCATCAACGTGAACGTTGGGTGACTGAAGCCACTGCTGTTGCTCAAAGGGGACATGATCTAGAATCCTATTGGAATCTACTTACAGACTGGATTGGAGAAAGAATCCCTGAGAAGAAAATACGTCACAACtttgaattcattttaaagtAGCCCAGCAGCAAACCACTTCTTCAtggtttcagctattgggtggtataaacatgcaataaataaataaatgaaaagcagGTGCTCAAGGGAAATGACGGGAAATGACCCTaaagcatctatcagggatgttttaaggtggattcctgcattgagcagagggttggactcaatggccttgtaggccctttccaactctgctattctatgattctattattctatgaagggtgatggtggccatcactatcacGCCTTGCTGCTTATGAGCTTCTCTGGTAGAAAGCAACATGcagagaagagggaaagagaagttTGTCAATAACTCCCTCAATTTCTATTCCTGTCACCAGTCGTTccacccctccctgtccccatctTGCAACCTTATCTTCCTATGCTTCTCAATATACACCCTGTCAAATAAAGCCCCGGGGCCAAAGCAGCACTACACTTCCCTCAATATTGCTCTCCCAGGCAGAACCAGGCCACCTGCAGCTGAGATTAGCAATGTTAAGGTCTGCAGGCGATTCTCTTCTCAGATCTCCCGTGTCACTGATCTAACGTGGCCCTGAGTCAACGGCCCCTGAATTAGAATCTCTGGTTTTGCTTTCAAGGAGATATTTATTTTGAGTCAATACCTTTGGGGTTAAGGGCAGGCAAGCGCCGCTGACTCCACCACTGCACACTTCAGTGGACCgttacacagagaagaagagTGAGCTTTCACACCAGTTGAGGAAGCAGGTGTGTTGGAAAATCTAGCATGTCTTGTACAGAGTCTCTCTGTGTTGCCTGCAACCCATCTTTCCTGCTGATTTCCCTGAGGCATGGTACTGTGCAGGGCATcttcctggaaccctggagagggCCAGTTGGACACTGCAGGGACACCGGGATTGTCCCGGCATGGCATGCCATCCAGCTGCCAAAGGGATGAGTTTTTATCATGTCACAGGAAGCCCTTAAGGGAGGCATCATttaattaatggggggggggcaaaggtaGTGCACGACTAGTTTCAAGCTGGCATCGTGCCCAGGAGAGGCCTTAGGGGACAGCAAGGCTTGGAAGAGCCATTCTGATCTGAAGAACACCCTGGTGGGCACTTGGGTAGaggatttcacagaatcatagaagagttggaaggggcctacaaggccatcgagtccaactccctgctcaatgcaggaattcaccctacagcatacttgacagatggttgaccagctgcctcttgaatgtctctagtgtgggagagcccacaacctccctaggtaactgattctattgtcatactaCTCTGTCAGGAAGTGTTAGAACAGAGGCGACTTCCTCCCAGTAAGACAGGGCTGTGTTATTGACATGGCTGTGAGATGGGAAACAAAGGCTCCTTGATCTCATTGgggcagccccaccccttgacccaGTCACTGCCAGGTCACAGAAATAGGCATGCTCAGGATTTAATGCAAGGGGACGGGGCACGCTGCCAGCTGACCTGCTCGGGAGCAGTGCCTAAGAAAAGAAGACACAttcaaagtagggtgaccctatggaaaggaggaccggactcctgtacttttaacagttgtatagaaaggggaatttcagcaggtgtcatttgtatgcatgcagcacctggcgaaactCCCTCtccatcgtaacagttaaagctgcaggagccctgccctcttttgtatttggtcattctagtatagctcctgcagctttaactgttgcgatgaagagggaatttcaccaggtgctgcatgcatacaaatgacacctgctgaaattcccctttctatacaactgttaaaagtacaggagtccggtcctcctttccatagggtcaccctaaagtacTTTTCAAAAACGGGCCTTTTCCCAAGGGAAGCGGCGAGATGGCGGCAGATTTGCAACAGCGTCATCTGTTGCCAGCAACCTCGATGGGATCTCCCTTTAAATCAATGGTGGTGTAGGTTTTGaactgagcttggaaacaaagcTGGAGCCAGTGAAGTTCTTTCAAAAACAGTGAGATCTGACCCTGTCCCCCGGCAGCAGTCCCCTAGCAGCTGCATTTCCACTCACTGCAGTTTCAAACTGTctgcaaaggcagccccaccagaAGCACCTTGCAGTACCCTGTGGAGGGACCCTTCTTTTCAACCCAGGAGCTTGTGGGCGCCTGGCTTTCTCGGAGTAGCTCCAGTGGCCGTGTGACTGAAGCAAGGTGTCCTGACAATCTGTGTGCACAACAATCCCATGGGTCAATCAcagtcatttttattttagagaGGCCAAACTGAGGCTGAGAGGTTCCACGATTAGACTTGTgccagaccaccaccaccacccatccacaCTCAGCCCCGGGCAGAGGTGGGACTTGAAACCAGCTGGCCGTTATCAGGTTTTGGAAACGGAATACAGCTGCGCTTTTGCTTCAACTGTTGTAATTACAGCTGGGTTTTGTGATAGGCGCACAGGCAACAACAGCCTTGGGGTCCCCGTGCAATGGCACGAAGCGCCTTCCTGTTCTCACACGTCCAGCTCTGCAATTCCCAAGGGATGGATGGATTCCCTGCGTGTTCTATAAAGATGGCCTCACGCAGACCCAAGCGCTTGTCTGCTTGGAAAGGGCACGGCGCCAGCTGCGCCTCTCACCGCAGGACATGGGTAAGTTGTCCGGCTGTGTGTTGCAGCACGGCAGCGCAGGCAACCTTGCCATGGTTCCTGGAGAGCAGGTTGACTCTCAGTGTCACTTTTATTGTGCAGATTAGATTCATTTTTGCCCCAGAGGTCTTTGTGTTCTTCTTGGTGTTGTTTATtggtgttgtttattcgttcagtcgcctccgactcttcgtgacttcatggaccagcccacgccagagctttctgtcggccgttctTCTTTAAGCATCCTTAATCTGCCATCTCGTGCTTTTTCTGAACCTCGCAAGACTTTTGCAACGGCCGGGATAACAGATTGCCTAACACACAACGTCTTATGACTGTCTCCATCTCTCATAAAGAGATATTGAGAATATGAGTAGAAATCGTTTTGATTCTAGCAGAACTTTCACCCCTTCCCTCTTCGCCTACTATCATTAACCAAAGTGACAAACAAAATGAACTTTTTGCCCACCTAAATTTGGGGTGTGGTGTGGGGGAATATGCTGCAGCTAAGGAGTTTGAGGGAAGGATAGTTGGATAGGTAGCAAAATATCACATGCTTATGTTTTCAGCTTATGATATAAATCAGtgcgcctgttcagacaacacattaagccatggttaggcagctaacccttttgcagcaaatagtgagcatgtttagaatcatagaatagtcgagttggaaggggcctacaacgccatcaagtccaaccccctgctcaatgcaggaatccaccctaaagcatccctgacagatggttgtccaactgcctctagggtgggagagcccacaacgtccctaggtaactggttccattgtcgtactgctctaactgtcagtaagttttttcctgatgtccagctggaatctggcttcctgtaacttgagcccattattccttgtcctgcactctgggaggatcgagaagagatcctggccctcctctgttgacaacctttcaagtatttgaagagtgctatcatgtctcccctcaatcttctcttctccagcttatgtagccaccatggttaggaatggttctcatgacatgctaagtcattattcatatgacacgctaagccacaatgtttagcatATCATCTAAACAGGGTCTGTGAAGATGAGATGAAATATTCTGAGGAGTGAATAGAATTCAAAG contains:
- the LOC134399705 gene encoding olfactory receptor 51L1-like, yielding MSPLSNSSGFSHPTFTLMGFPGLEMYHHWISVPFFSIYLIAFLGNGTILFVIKANPSLHEPMYVFLSMLAITDLGLSVSTLPTVLGLFWFNRREIDFNACAAQLFFIHTFSFMESSVLLAMAFDRYVAICSPLKYTSILTNSMLVKIALAIIARASGIVFPTPWLLRRYRYCRSNLLSHSFCLHQDVLKLSCSDSRVNSIYGLCVVLSTLVIDSLLILLSYLKIIKTIAVIASREEQLKAFNTCISHICVVLIFFIPVIGVSMIHRFGRHISPVAHILMADVYLLIPPVLNPIVYSLKTQPIRKCILRTFGKKRTPRLR